The Legionella spiritensis DNA segment GTTGAAGTGAAGGATTTAACGGATAAAGCGATCAATATTGCAGAAATTTTAACCCATTGGTATGTAAATAAGGAGGATGCACAACACCTGCTGGCTTATGCGAGGCGTAAAGAACAAGAAAAGCAATACTTCAATATCCTGGGAGAAGGTGCTCTTTCAAGTATGTTCATGGCCACTGTTGCCAATCAGCTTTCTCATAGTTGTGTAACCTGGTCTCGTGAAGCGTTACTGCATGCAGGAATTAATGTGCCTCTGTCCAGGCTAATCAATTTCGCAACGATCACCAGTTTTGAGGCAAAAGCCGCCAGAAATGAGCCTATGGATGAAATTGCTCTGGCAAGACTCGCGAGATTGGGCGAATATCAAACGATTCAGACTTATTACCCTAATAATCAACAAAATCCTGATATTGACAACTATGTTGATCCTAATACGATACTGCATAGAGCTACCCGTGGGCCGTCAGAATTTATTCTTGGTACATACACCCCATTTATGCTGGCTTGTGCCTATGGCCATGTCCAAACTGTTAACACCTTACTTGGCGAATACGGGGCTAATCCGTACGTCAATACCAAATCCAGATTCTGTTTTGGTTTATTTGGACGCTACAGCGCTTTTGATTGCGCCCAAAGTTTATTATTGAGACCTTATATCTCAAAAAATATTCAGCAACAAACCCTGGAGCAATTAAAGGCCGTTGATAACAAAGCGATGATCATTGATGCGCTTGAAAGATATATTGAAACTCGTTCTGAAAAACCCGAATATCAAAGTACATTAGGTTTCTTTGGTAACACGTTAATGCAGTTTGGTTATAGCCGCGATGAAAAAATTGAAGCGGCGTGTTTATTTAAAGAAGCAGTGGAATCCGGGTTTACTTCTATAGATATCCAATTCAAGGGTGCTTTGAACCAGGGTGAACTTGGTAAACTTTTCAAGGACTATCATAAATATAGTGAGTGTGAAGCAATCACTTTTATTAGTCCCGATCTCAATGAGACAACGCCATTCATGTCATTGGGCGGCAAATACTAGGGTGTGTTTTTAAAGTTTCGCCAGGAGCGAAAAAGCAAGAAATTTAGGCCAACTTATTGCTTTTGTAGCCCGGCGATAATTCTAAAAACACGCCCTGGTGTTATCCTGTAGTCCCTAATCGCTGGTTCAGTATTTGTTGGCCTATCCTATATTTCACCAAGAGCCTTTGCAATCGATTCGGTCATGACCTTGGCGTCGCCAAAAAGCATATAGGTGTTGTCCCGGAAAAACAAATCATTATCAACACCTGCGTAACCGGCTGATAAACTGCGTTTTACAAACAGCACGGTTTTCGCTTTTTCTACCTCAAGAACGGGCATCCCGTAAATAGGGGAGTTTGGATCGGACTTCGCGGCAGGGTTGGTGATATCATTGGCGCCGATGACAAAGGCTACATCACAGGTTGCAAAATCCCGGTTGATTTCACTTTGTTCAAATACCCTGTCATAAGGGATATTGGCTTCGGCCAACAGAACATTCATATGCCCCGGCATGCGCCCGGCAACGGGATGAATGGCGAAACGAACGCGAATGGAATGGCTTTCCAGCTCGTCAACCAATTCTTTCACGGCATGTTGGGCGTGTGCGACGGCCATGCCGTATCCGGGTATGATAATGACATCTTTGGCGTTGCTCAATAGAAACGCCGCATCCTCGCCGTTAGCCTGACGCACCGATTGTTGATCACGATTAATTCCGCTTTGCGAGGAAGCGTCTCCACCTTGCAAACCACCAAAGATCACGTTGATGATGGAGCGGTTCATACCAACGCACATGATATAACTCAGAATAGCCCCGCTTGCCCCTACCAGGGCGCCGGTAATAACCAGCAAATGATTGCTCAAGGTAAAGCCGATGCCTGCCGCTGCCCATCCCGAGTAGGAGTTCAGCATGGAAATCACTACCGGCATATCGGCACCGCCAATAGGAATGATGAGCAAAACGCCTATCAGCAAGGATAGGGCGGCGAGACCAAGAAACAGGTTCAGGGATTGATAGGGTATGAATAAACCCAGCAAAGCCAGTATACTCAGGCCAATAACGCCATTGACCAGACCTTGCCCTGTGAAACGAACGGGTTGGCCGGACATGATGCCCTGCAACTTCAGAAACGCGATAATAGAACCGGTAAAGGTGATTGCCCCGATGATTAAGCCCAGACTCATTTCTATCAGACTGGCTGTTTTAATGCTGCCCGGCATGCCGATTTGAAAGGACGCGGGTGAAAGAAAGGCGCAAAAAGCGACCAATACGGCAGCAAGACCGACCAGGGAGTGGAATCCCGCAACCAGCTGGGGAATCGCGGTCATATTAATTTTAAGGGCGATAAGGGTACCTATCACGCCTCCGGCTATAATCAAGCCGATGAGCAACAGGTGATGATTGATGGAAGGCATCATCAGTGTCGAGATGATGGCGATAGCCATACCCAATATTCCGAGGAGGTTTCCCCGCCTTGAAGTGGCCGGACTGGCCAGTCCTTTAAGAGCCAGAATAAAACAAACGGCTGCAATCAGATAAAAATAGGGAACCAGAGTGGTCATATGATTTTTCATCCTGTTAGGTGTTATTTTTTATACATGCGCAGCATACGCTGGGTGACGACAAAACCGCCAAAGATATTAATGGCCGTAATAAAGATACCCAAACCGCCCAATATGGTAATGGTTCCTGTCATCTGACTGCCCGCGGCTATCAGTGCGCCCAGTATGATAATACTGGAAATGGCGTTGGTGACGGACATTAGAGGAGTATGTAAAGCTGGTGTCACTTTCCAGACTACATAATATCCAACGAAACAGGCCAATACAAAAATGGTTAGAATCGCAACGTAGAGGTTGCCTAGGGAGTTGAACTCATGCATGGACGGTCTCCTTGCTGGGAATGGATTGAAAAGGCAGGTATTTATTTTGATGGCACAGCAGCGCCTGTTTCATAATTTCATCGTCCTCTTTAAAATCAAGGGCTTCCGGTGATGTAGCCAATGTTTTGACAAGATTGAGGATGTTGTTGGCATAGAGTTCGCTTGCGGTGGCCGGAATAAAGCCAGCCATGTTACTGTAGCCGATAATGGTGACTTCATTATGTAGTGCGACTTTATCGCATTGGCTCAATTCACAATTTCCTCCCCGCGAGGTAGCCAGATCGACAATAACCGA contains these protein-coding regions:
- a CDS encoding ankyrin repeat domain-containing protein; translated protein: MRVKISGEVNNQDDLEALIKNIQAMDETVEILDLTAFNLENFSLQALRRVLANLPSTINDVLLDYSFDKYKSVLIRQVNPDAGDLVLVFEKQTHSESGEISRLFNKAEDLDESTAKITWVRESNQHAVLLVELLEEERHDVYKVHLRGDLVVRKPLNLLKGRFFWGTHYRDGRVEVKDLTDKAINIAEILTHWYVNKEDAQHLLAYARRKEQEKQYFNILGEGALSSMFMATVANQLSHSCVTWSREALLHAGINVPLSRLINFATITSFEAKAARNEPMDEIALARLARLGEYQTIQTYYPNNQQNPDIDNYVDPNTILHRATRGPSEFILGTYTPFMLACAYGHVQTVNTLLGEYGANPYVNTKSRFCFGLFGRYSAFDCAQSLLLRPYISKNIQQQTLEQLKAVDNKAMIIDALERYIETRSEKPEYQSTLGFFGNTLMQFGYSRDEKIEAACLFKEAVESGFTSIDIQFKGALNQGELGKLFKDYHKYSECEAITFISPDLNETTPFMSLGGKY
- a CDS encoding NAD(P)(+) transhydrogenase (Re/Si-specific) subunit beta, which encodes MTTLVPYFYLIAAVCFILALKGLASPATSRRGNLLGILGMAIAIISTLMMPSINHHLLLIGLIIAGGVIGTLIALKINMTAIPQLVAGFHSLVGLAAVLVAFCAFLSPASFQIGMPGSIKTASLIEMSLGLIIGAITFTGSIIAFLKLQGIMSGQPVRFTGQGLVNGVIGLSILALLGLFIPYQSLNLFLGLAALSLLIGVLLIIPIGGADMPVVISMLNSYSGWAAAGIGFTLSNHLLVITGALVGASGAILSYIMCVGMNRSIINVIFGGLQGGDASSQSGINRDQQSVRQANGEDAAFLLSNAKDVIIIPGYGMAVAHAQHAVKELVDELESHSIRVRFAIHPVAGRMPGHMNVLLAEANIPYDRVFEQSEINRDFATCDVAFVIGANDITNPAAKSDPNSPIYGMPVLEVEKAKTVLFVKRSLSAGYAGVDNDLFFRDNTYMLFGDAKVMTESIAKALGEI
- a CDS encoding proton-translocating transhydrogenase family protein translates to MHEFNSLGNLYVAILTIFVLACFVGYYVVWKVTPALHTPLMSVTNAISSIIILGALIAAGSQMTGTITILGGLGIFITAINIFGGFVVTQRMLRMYKK